The Physeter macrocephalus isolate SW-GA chromosome 13, ASM283717v5, whole genome shotgun sequence genome window below encodes:
- the TFDP1 gene encoding transcription factor Dp-1 isoform X2, producing the protein MAKDAGLIEANGELKVFIDQNLSPGKGVVSLVAVHPSTVNTLGKQLLPKTFGQSNVNIAQQVVIGTPQRPAAPNTIVVGSPHTPNTHFVSQNQPSDPSPWSAGKRSRKGEKNGKGLRHFSMKVCEKVQRKGTTSYNEVADELVAEFSAADNHILPNESAYDQKNIRRRVYDALNVLMAMNIISKEKKEIKWIGLPTNSAQECQNLEVERQRRLERIKQKQSQLQELILQQIAFKNLVQRNRQAEQQASRPPPANSVIHLPFIIVNTSKKTVIDCSISNDKFEYLFNFDNTFEIHDDIEVLKRMGMACGLESGSCSADDLKVARSLVPKALEPYVTEMAQGSLGGVFVTSAVSTANGTRLSARWFPVTRKAATSRLMAQFSTLPGLVSRLAFLDGGLLCPRAASVNTSESDLANGADGALATSSSGSQYSGSRVETPVSYVGEDDEEEEDFNENEED; encoded by the exons ATGGCAAAAGAT GCCGGTCTAATTGAAGCCAACGGGGAACTCAAGGTCTTCATAGACCAGAACCTTAGTCCTGGAAAAG GTGTGGTGTCCTTAGTGGCTGTCCATCCCTCCACAGTAAACACGCTTGGGAAGCAGCTCTTGCCAAAAACGTTCGGACAGTCCAATGTCAACATCGCTCAGCAAGTG GTAATTGGTACGCCTCAGAGACCTGCAGCGCCAAACACTATCGTGGTAGGAAGCCCACACACCCCTAACACTCACTTTGTCTCCCAGAACCAGCCTTCAGACCCCTCACCTTGGTCTGCCGG GAAGCGTAGCAGGAAAGGGGAGAAGAACGGCAAGGGGCTGAGGCATTTCTCCATGAAGGTCTGTGAGAAGGTGCAGCGGAAGGGGACCACGTCCTACAACGAGGTGGCGGACGAGCTGGTGGCAGAGTTCAGCGCCGCTGACAACCACATCTTACCGAACGAGTCG GCTTACGACCAGAAGAACATCAGACGGCGAGTCTACGACGCCCTGAACGTGCTGATGGCTATGAACATCATCTCCAAGGAGAAGAAGGAGATCAAGTGGATCGGTCTGCCCACCAACTCCGCCCAGGAGTGTCAGAACCTGGAG gtggagagacagagaaggctgGAAAGAATAAAGCAGAAACAGTCACAGCTCCAAGAGCTTATCCTGCAG CAAATCGCCTTTAAGAACCTGGTACAGAGGAACCGCCAGGCGGAGCAGCAGGCCAGCCGGCCGCCCCCCGCCAACTCCGTCATCCACCTGCCTTTCATCATCGTGAACACCAGCAAGAAGACGGTCATCGACTGCAGCATTTCCAACGACAA GTTTGAGTACCTGTTTAATTTTGACAACACGTTTGAAATCCACGATGACATCGAGGTGCTGAAACGCATGGGGATGGCCTGCGGGCTGGAGTCCGGGAGCTGCTCCGCCGACGACCTGAAGGTGGCGAGAAGTTTGGTGCCGAAGGCGCTGGAACCCTACGTGACAG aaaTGGCTCAGGGATCACTCGGTGGTGTCTTTGTCACGTCGGCAGTTTCAACTGCCAACGGCACAAGGCTCTCTGCCAG GTGGTTCCCGGTTACAAGAAAAGCTGCAACGAGCCGCCTGATGGCTCAGTTTTCCACTCTTCCTGGCTTGGTCTCCAGACTGGCTTTCCTAGATGGGGGATTACTTTGTCCAAGAGCAGCGTCAGTAAATACCAGTGAAAG TGACCTGGCCAATGGCGCGGATGGGGCGCTGGCCACGAGCTCCAGCGGGTCGCAGTACAGCGGGTCCCGGGTGGAGACCCCCGTGTCGTACGTCGGGGAGGatgacgaggaggaggaggacttcAACGAGAACGAGGAGGACTGA
- the TFDP1 gene encoding transcription factor Dp-1 isoform X5, whose translation MSKEEAGLIEANGELKVFIDQNLSPGKGVVSLVAVHPSTVNTLGKQLLPKTFGQSNVNIAQQVVIGTPQRPAAPNTIVVGSPHTPNTHFVSQNQPSDPSPWSAGKRSRKGEKNGKGLRHFSMKVCEKVQRKGTTSYNEVADELVAEFSAADNHILPNESAYDQKNIRRRVYDALNVLMAMNIISKEKKEIKWIGLPTNSAQECQNLEVERQRRLERIKQKQSQLQELILQQIAFKNLVQRNRQAEQQASRPPPANSVIHLPFIIVNTSKKTVIDCSISNDKFEYLFNFDNTFEIHDDIEVLKRMGMACGLESGSCSADDLKVARSLVPKALEPYVTEMAQGSLGGVFVTSAVSTANGTRLSARWFPVTRKAATSRLMAQFSTLPGLVSRLAFLDGGLLCPRAASVNTSES comes from the exons ATGAGTAAGGAGGAG GCCGGTCTAATTGAAGCCAACGGGGAACTCAAGGTCTTCATAGACCAGAACCTTAGTCCTGGAAAAG GTGTGGTGTCCTTAGTGGCTGTCCATCCCTCCACAGTAAACACGCTTGGGAAGCAGCTCTTGCCAAAAACGTTCGGACAGTCCAATGTCAACATCGCTCAGCAAGTG GTAATTGGTACGCCTCAGAGACCTGCAGCGCCAAACACTATCGTGGTAGGAAGCCCACACACCCCTAACACTCACTTTGTCTCCCAGAACCAGCCTTCAGACCCCTCACCTTGGTCTGCCGG GAAGCGTAGCAGGAAAGGGGAGAAGAACGGCAAGGGGCTGAGGCATTTCTCCATGAAGGTCTGTGAGAAGGTGCAGCGGAAGGGGACCACGTCCTACAACGAGGTGGCGGACGAGCTGGTGGCAGAGTTCAGCGCCGCTGACAACCACATCTTACCGAACGAGTCG GCTTACGACCAGAAGAACATCAGACGGCGAGTCTACGACGCCCTGAACGTGCTGATGGCTATGAACATCATCTCCAAGGAGAAGAAGGAGATCAAGTGGATCGGTCTGCCCACCAACTCCGCCCAGGAGTGTCAGAACCTGGAG gtggagagacagagaaggctgGAAAGAATAAAGCAGAAACAGTCACAGCTCCAAGAGCTTATCCTGCAG CAAATCGCCTTTAAGAACCTGGTACAGAGGAACCGCCAGGCGGAGCAGCAGGCCAGCCGGCCGCCCCCCGCCAACTCCGTCATCCACCTGCCTTTCATCATCGTGAACACCAGCAAGAAGACGGTCATCGACTGCAGCATTTCCAACGACAA GTTTGAGTACCTGTTTAATTTTGACAACACGTTTGAAATCCACGATGACATCGAGGTGCTGAAACGCATGGGGATGGCCTGCGGGCTGGAGTCCGGGAGCTGCTCCGCCGACGACCTGAAGGTGGCGAGAAGTTTGGTGCCGAAGGCGCTGGAACCCTACGTGACAG aaaTGGCTCAGGGATCACTCGGTGGTGTCTTTGTCACGTCGGCAGTTTCAACTGCCAACGGCACAAGGCTCTCTGCCAG GTGGTTCCCGGTTACAAGAAAAGCTGCAACGAGCCGCCTGATGGCTCAGTTTTCCACTCTTCCTGGCTTGGTCTCCAGACTGGCTTTCCTAGATGGGGGATTACTTTGTCCAAGAGCAGCGTCAGTAAATACCAGTGAAAG TTGA
- the TFDP1 gene encoding transcription factor Dp-1 isoform X3 — protein MSKEEAGLIEANGELKVFIDQNLSPGKGVVSLVAVHPSTVNTLGKQLLPKTFGQSNVNIAQQVVIGTPQRPAAPNTIVVGSPHTPNTHFVSQNQPSDPSPWSAGKRSRKGEKNGKGLRHFSMKVCEKVQRKGTTSYNEVADELVAEFSAADNHILPNESAYDQKNIRRRVYDALNVLMAMNIISKEKKEIKWIGLPTNSAQECQNLEVERQRRLERIKQKQSQLQELILQQIAFKNLVQRNRQAEQQASRPPPANSVIHLPFIIVNTSKKTVIDCSISNDKFEYLFNFDNTFEIHDDIEVLKRMGMACGLESGSCSADDLKVARSLVPKALEPYVTEMAQGSLGGVFVTSAVSTANGTRLSASSCRVCWRRCAPSAPREIKALLPGGPEAAAEGEAPWNRQMARLCFSTFYYDFISLKLY, from the exons ATGAGTAAGGAGGAG GCCGGTCTAATTGAAGCCAACGGGGAACTCAAGGTCTTCATAGACCAGAACCTTAGTCCTGGAAAAG GTGTGGTGTCCTTAGTGGCTGTCCATCCCTCCACAGTAAACACGCTTGGGAAGCAGCTCTTGCCAAAAACGTTCGGACAGTCCAATGTCAACATCGCTCAGCAAGTG GTAATTGGTACGCCTCAGAGACCTGCAGCGCCAAACACTATCGTGGTAGGAAGCCCACACACCCCTAACACTCACTTTGTCTCCCAGAACCAGCCTTCAGACCCCTCACCTTGGTCTGCCGG GAAGCGTAGCAGGAAAGGGGAGAAGAACGGCAAGGGGCTGAGGCATTTCTCCATGAAGGTCTGTGAGAAGGTGCAGCGGAAGGGGACCACGTCCTACAACGAGGTGGCGGACGAGCTGGTGGCAGAGTTCAGCGCCGCTGACAACCACATCTTACCGAACGAGTCG GCTTACGACCAGAAGAACATCAGACGGCGAGTCTACGACGCCCTGAACGTGCTGATGGCTATGAACATCATCTCCAAGGAGAAGAAGGAGATCAAGTGGATCGGTCTGCCCACCAACTCCGCCCAGGAGTGTCAGAACCTGGAG gtggagagacagagaaggctgGAAAGAATAAAGCAGAAACAGTCACAGCTCCAAGAGCTTATCCTGCAG CAAATCGCCTTTAAGAACCTGGTACAGAGGAACCGCCAGGCGGAGCAGCAGGCCAGCCGGCCGCCCCCCGCCAACTCCGTCATCCACCTGCCTTTCATCATCGTGAACACCAGCAAGAAGACGGTCATCGACTGCAGCATTTCCAACGACAA GTTTGAGTACCTGTTTAATTTTGACAACACGTTTGAAATCCACGATGACATCGAGGTGCTGAAACGCATGGGGATGGCCTGCGGGCTGGAGTCCGGGAGCTGCTCCGCCGACGACCTGAAGGTGGCGAGAAGTTTGGTGCCGAAGGCGCTGGAACCCTACGTGACAG aaaTGGCTCAGGGATCACTCGGTGGTGTCTTTGTCACGTCGGCAGTTTCAACTGCCAACGGCACAAGGCTCTCTGCCAG TTCTTGCCGAGTTTGCTGGAGACGTTGTGCTCCGTCCGCGCCGAGGGAGATAAAGGCCCTGCTGCCCGGCGGGCCCGAGGCAGCCGCCGAGGGGGAGGCACCGTGGAACCGGCAGATGGCGAGGCTCTGCTTCTCGACGTTTTATTACGACTTTATTTCCCTTAAATTATATTGA
- the TFDP1 gene encoding transcription factor Dp-1 isoform X7 — MSKEEAGLIEANGELKVFIDQNLSPGKGVVSLVAVHPSTVNTLGKQLLPKTFGQSNVNIAQQVVIGTPQRPAAPNTIVVGSPHTPNTHFVSQNQPSDPSPWSAGKRSRKGEKNGKGLRHFSMKVCEKVQRKGTTSYNEVADELVAEFSAADNHILPNESAYDQKNIRRRVYDALNVLMAMNIISKEKKEIKWIGLPTNSAQECQNLEVERQRRLERIKQKQSQLQELILQQIAFKNLVQRNRQAEQQASRPPPANSVIHLPFIIVNTSKKTVIDCSISNDKFEYLFNFDNTFEIHDDIEVLKRMGMACGLESGSCSADDLKVARSLVPKALEPYVTEMAQGSLGGVFVTSAVSTANGTRLSAS; from the exons ATGAGTAAGGAGGAG GCCGGTCTAATTGAAGCCAACGGGGAACTCAAGGTCTTCATAGACCAGAACCTTAGTCCTGGAAAAG GTGTGGTGTCCTTAGTGGCTGTCCATCCCTCCACAGTAAACACGCTTGGGAAGCAGCTCTTGCCAAAAACGTTCGGACAGTCCAATGTCAACATCGCTCAGCAAGTG GTAATTGGTACGCCTCAGAGACCTGCAGCGCCAAACACTATCGTGGTAGGAAGCCCACACACCCCTAACACTCACTTTGTCTCCCAGAACCAGCCTTCAGACCCCTCACCTTGGTCTGCCGG GAAGCGTAGCAGGAAAGGGGAGAAGAACGGCAAGGGGCTGAGGCATTTCTCCATGAAGGTCTGTGAGAAGGTGCAGCGGAAGGGGACCACGTCCTACAACGAGGTGGCGGACGAGCTGGTGGCAGAGTTCAGCGCCGCTGACAACCACATCTTACCGAACGAGTCG GCTTACGACCAGAAGAACATCAGACGGCGAGTCTACGACGCCCTGAACGTGCTGATGGCTATGAACATCATCTCCAAGGAGAAGAAGGAGATCAAGTGGATCGGTCTGCCCACCAACTCCGCCCAGGAGTGTCAGAACCTGGAG gtggagagacagagaaggctgGAAAGAATAAAGCAGAAACAGTCACAGCTCCAAGAGCTTATCCTGCAG CAAATCGCCTTTAAGAACCTGGTACAGAGGAACCGCCAGGCGGAGCAGCAGGCCAGCCGGCCGCCCCCCGCCAACTCCGTCATCCACCTGCCTTTCATCATCGTGAACACCAGCAAGAAGACGGTCATCGACTGCAGCATTTCCAACGACAA GTTTGAGTACCTGTTTAATTTTGACAACACGTTTGAAATCCACGATGACATCGAGGTGCTGAAACGCATGGGGATGGCCTGCGGGCTGGAGTCCGGGAGCTGCTCCGCCGACGACCTGAAGGTGGCGAGAAGTTTGGTGCCGAAGGCGCTGGAACCCTACGTGACAG aaaTGGCTCAGGGATCACTCGGTGGTGTCTTTGTCACGTCGGCAGTTTCAACTGCCAACGGCACAAGGCTCTCTGCCAG TTGA
- the TFDP1 gene encoding transcription factor Dp-1 isoform X4 gives MSKEEAGLIEANGELKVFIDQNLSPGKGVVSLVAVHPSTVNTLGKQLLPKTFGQSNVNIAQQVVIGTPQRPAAPNTIVVGSPHTPNTHFVSQNQPSDPSPWSAGKRSRKGEKNGKGLRHFSMKVCEKVQRKGTTSYNEVADELVAEFSAADNHILPNESAYDQKNIRRRVYDALNVLMAMNIISKEKKEIKWIGLPTNSAQECQNLEVERQRRLERIKQKQSQLQELILQQIAFKNLVQRNRQAEQQASRPPPANSVIHLPFIIVNTSKKTVIDCSISNDKFEYLFNFDNTFEIHDDIEVLKRMGMACGLESGSCSADDLKVARSLVPKALEPYVTEMAQGSLGGVFVTSAVSTANGTRLSASDLANGADGALATSSSGSQYSGSRVETPVSYVGEDDEEEEDFNENEED, from the exons ATGAGTAAGGAGGAG GCCGGTCTAATTGAAGCCAACGGGGAACTCAAGGTCTTCATAGACCAGAACCTTAGTCCTGGAAAAG GTGTGGTGTCCTTAGTGGCTGTCCATCCCTCCACAGTAAACACGCTTGGGAAGCAGCTCTTGCCAAAAACGTTCGGACAGTCCAATGTCAACATCGCTCAGCAAGTG GTAATTGGTACGCCTCAGAGACCTGCAGCGCCAAACACTATCGTGGTAGGAAGCCCACACACCCCTAACACTCACTTTGTCTCCCAGAACCAGCCTTCAGACCCCTCACCTTGGTCTGCCGG GAAGCGTAGCAGGAAAGGGGAGAAGAACGGCAAGGGGCTGAGGCATTTCTCCATGAAGGTCTGTGAGAAGGTGCAGCGGAAGGGGACCACGTCCTACAACGAGGTGGCGGACGAGCTGGTGGCAGAGTTCAGCGCCGCTGACAACCACATCTTACCGAACGAGTCG GCTTACGACCAGAAGAACATCAGACGGCGAGTCTACGACGCCCTGAACGTGCTGATGGCTATGAACATCATCTCCAAGGAGAAGAAGGAGATCAAGTGGATCGGTCTGCCCACCAACTCCGCCCAGGAGTGTCAGAACCTGGAG gtggagagacagagaaggctgGAAAGAATAAAGCAGAAACAGTCACAGCTCCAAGAGCTTATCCTGCAG CAAATCGCCTTTAAGAACCTGGTACAGAGGAACCGCCAGGCGGAGCAGCAGGCCAGCCGGCCGCCCCCCGCCAACTCCGTCATCCACCTGCCTTTCATCATCGTGAACACCAGCAAGAAGACGGTCATCGACTGCAGCATTTCCAACGACAA GTTTGAGTACCTGTTTAATTTTGACAACACGTTTGAAATCCACGATGACATCGAGGTGCTGAAACGCATGGGGATGGCCTGCGGGCTGGAGTCCGGGAGCTGCTCCGCCGACGACCTGAAGGTGGCGAGAAGTTTGGTGCCGAAGGCGCTGGAACCCTACGTGACAG aaaTGGCTCAGGGATCACTCGGTGGTGTCTTTGTCACGTCGGCAGTTTCAACTGCCAACGGCACAAGGCTCTCTGCCAG TGACCTGGCCAATGGCGCGGATGGGGCGCTGGCCACGAGCTCCAGCGGGTCGCAGTACAGCGGGTCCCGGGTGGAGACCCCCGTGTCGTACGTCGGGGAGGatgacgaggaggaggaggacttcAACGAGAACGAGGAGGACTGA
- the TFDP1 gene encoding transcription factor Dp-1 isoform X6 produces MAKDAGLIEANGELKVFIDQNLSPGKGVVSLVAVHPSTVNTLGKQLLPKTFGQSNVNIAQQVVIGTPQRPAAPNTIVVGSPHTPNTHFVSQNQPSDPSPWSAGKRSRKGEKNGKGLRHFSMKVCEKVQRKGTTSYNEVADELVAEFSAADNHILPNESAYDQKNIRRRVYDALNVLMAMNIISKEKKEIKWIGLPTNSAQECQNLEVERQRRLERIKQKQSQLQELILQQIAFKNLVQRNRQAEQQASRPPPANSVIHLPFIIVNTSKKTVIDCSISNDKFEYLFNFDNTFEIHDDIEVLKRMGMACGLESGSCSADDLKVARSLVPKALEPYVTEMAQGSLGGVFVTSAVSTANGTRLSASDLANGADGALATSSSGSQYSGSRVETPVSYVGEDDEEEEDFNENEED; encoded by the exons ATGGCAAAAGAT GCCGGTCTAATTGAAGCCAACGGGGAACTCAAGGTCTTCATAGACCAGAACCTTAGTCCTGGAAAAG GTGTGGTGTCCTTAGTGGCTGTCCATCCCTCCACAGTAAACACGCTTGGGAAGCAGCTCTTGCCAAAAACGTTCGGACAGTCCAATGTCAACATCGCTCAGCAAGTG GTAATTGGTACGCCTCAGAGACCTGCAGCGCCAAACACTATCGTGGTAGGAAGCCCACACACCCCTAACACTCACTTTGTCTCCCAGAACCAGCCTTCAGACCCCTCACCTTGGTCTGCCGG GAAGCGTAGCAGGAAAGGGGAGAAGAACGGCAAGGGGCTGAGGCATTTCTCCATGAAGGTCTGTGAGAAGGTGCAGCGGAAGGGGACCACGTCCTACAACGAGGTGGCGGACGAGCTGGTGGCAGAGTTCAGCGCCGCTGACAACCACATCTTACCGAACGAGTCG GCTTACGACCAGAAGAACATCAGACGGCGAGTCTACGACGCCCTGAACGTGCTGATGGCTATGAACATCATCTCCAAGGAGAAGAAGGAGATCAAGTGGATCGGTCTGCCCACCAACTCCGCCCAGGAGTGTCAGAACCTGGAG gtggagagacagagaaggctgGAAAGAATAAAGCAGAAACAGTCACAGCTCCAAGAGCTTATCCTGCAG CAAATCGCCTTTAAGAACCTGGTACAGAGGAACCGCCAGGCGGAGCAGCAGGCCAGCCGGCCGCCCCCCGCCAACTCCGTCATCCACCTGCCTTTCATCATCGTGAACACCAGCAAGAAGACGGTCATCGACTGCAGCATTTCCAACGACAA GTTTGAGTACCTGTTTAATTTTGACAACACGTTTGAAATCCACGATGACATCGAGGTGCTGAAACGCATGGGGATGGCCTGCGGGCTGGAGTCCGGGAGCTGCTCCGCCGACGACCTGAAGGTGGCGAGAAGTTTGGTGCCGAAGGCGCTGGAACCCTACGTGACAG aaaTGGCTCAGGGATCACTCGGTGGTGTCTTTGTCACGTCGGCAGTTTCAACTGCCAACGGCACAAGGCTCTCTGCCAG TGACCTGGCCAATGGCGCGGATGGGGCGCTGGCCACGAGCTCCAGCGGGTCGCAGTACAGCGGGTCCCGGGTGGAGACCCCCGTGTCGTACGTCGGGGAGGatgacgaggaggaggaggacttcAACGAGAACGAGGAGGACTGA
- the TFDP1 gene encoding transcription factor Dp-1 isoform X8 translates to MSTSLSKWKRSRKGEKNGKGLRHFSMKVCEKVQRKGTTSYNEVADELVAEFSAADNHILPNESAYDQKNIRRRVYDALNVLMAMNIISKEKKEIKWIGLPTNSAQECQNLEVERQRRLERIKQKQSQLQELILQQIAFKNLVQRNRQAEQQASRPPPANSVIHLPFIIVNTSKKTVIDCSISNDKFEYLFNFDNTFEIHDDIEVLKRMGMACGLESGSCSADDLKVARSLVPKALEPYVTEMAQGSLGGVFVTSAVSTANGTRLSARWFPVTRKAATSRLMAQFSTLPGLVSRLAFLDGGLLCPRAASVNTSESDLANGADGALATSSSGSQYSGSRVETPVSYVGEDDEEEEDFNENEED, encoded by the exons ATGTCAACATCGCTCAGCAAGTG GAAGCGTAGCAGGAAAGGGGAGAAGAACGGCAAGGGGCTGAGGCATTTCTCCATGAAGGTCTGTGAGAAGGTGCAGCGGAAGGGGACCACGTCCTACAACGAGGTGGCGGACGAGCTGGTGGCAGAGTTCAGCGCCGCTGACAACCACATCTTACCGAACGAGTCG GCTTACGACCAGAAGAACATCAGACGGCGAGTCTACGACGCCCTGAACGTGCTGATGGCTATGAACATCATCTCCAAGGAGAAGAAGGAGATCAAGTGGATCGGTCTGCCCACCAACTCCGCCCAGGAGTGTCAGAACCTGGAG gtggagagacagagaaggctgGAAAGAATAAAGCAGAAACAGTCACAGCTCCAAGAGCTTATCCTGCAG CAAATCGCCTTTAAGAACCTGGTACAGAGGAACCGCCAGGCGGAGCAGCAGGCCAGCCGGCCGCCCCCCGCCAACTCCGTCATCCACCTGCCTTTCATCATCGTGAACACCAGCAAGAAGACGGTCATCGACTGCAGCATTTCCAACGACAA GTTTGAGTACCTGTTTAATTTTGACAACACGTTTGAAATCCACGATGACATCGAGGTGCTGAAACGCATGGGGATGGCCTGCGGGCTGGAGTCCGGGAGCTGCTCCGCCGACGACCTGAAGGTGGCGAGAAGTTTGGTGCCGAAGGCGCTGGAACCCTACGTGACAG aaaTGGCTCAGGGATCACTCGGTGGTGTCTTTGTCACGTCGGCAGTTTCAACTGCCAACGGCACAAGGCTCTCTGCCAG GTGGTTCCCGGTTACAAGAAAAGCTGCAACGAGCCGCCTGATGGCTCAGTTTTCCACTCTTCCTGGCTTGGTCTCCAGACTGGCTTTCCTAGATGGGGGATTACTTTGTCCAAGAGCAGCGTCAGTAAATACCAGTGAAAG TGACCTGGCCAATGGCGCGGATGGGGCGCTGGCCACGAGCTCCAGCGGGTCGCAGTACAGCGGGTCCCGGGTGGAGACCCCCGTGTCGTACGTCGGGGAGGatgacgaggaggaggaggacttcAACGAGAACGAGGAGGACTGA
- the TFDP1 gene encoding transcription factor Dp-1 isoform X1: MSKEEAGLIEANGELKVFIDQNLSPGKGVVSLVAVHPSTVNTLGKQLLPKTFGQSNVNIAQQVVIGTPQRPAAPNTIVVGSPHTPNTHFVSQNQPSDPSPWSAGKRSRKGEKNGKGLRHFSMKVCEKVQRKGTTSYNEVADELVAEFSAADNHILPNESAYDQKNIRRRVYDALNVLMAMNIISKEKKEIKWIGLPTNSAQECQNLEVERQRRLERIKQKQSQLQELILQQIAFKNLVQRNRQAEQQASRPPPANSVIHLPFIIVNTSKKTVIDCSISNDKFEYLFNFDNTFEIHDDIEVLKRMGMACGLESGSCSADDLKVARSLVPKALEPYVTEMAQGSLGGVFVTSAVSTANGTRLSARWFPVTRKAATSRLMAQFSTLPGLVSRLAFLDGGLLCPRAASVNTSESDLANGADGALATSSSGSQYSGSRVETPVSYVGEDDEEEEDFNENEED; this comes from the exons ATGAGTAAGGAGGAG GCCGGTCTAATTGAAGCCAACGGGGAACTCAAGGTCTTCATAGACCAGAACCTTAGTCCTGGAAAAG GTGTGGTGTCCTTAGTGGCTGTCCATCCCTCCACAGTAAACACGCTTGGGAAGCAGCTCTTGCCAAAAACGTTCGGACAGTCCAATGTCAACATCGCTCAGCAAGTG GTAATTGGTACGCCTCAGAGACCTGCAGCGCCAAACACTATCGTGGTAGGAAGCCCACACACCCCTAACACTCACTTTGTCTCCCAGAACCAGCCTTCAGACCCCTCACCTTGGTCTGCCGG GAAGCGTAGCAGGAAAGGGGAGAAGAACGGCAAGGGGCTGAGGCATTTCTCCATGAAGGTCTGTGAGAAGGTGCAGCGGAAGGGGACCACGTCCTACAACGAGGTGGCGGACGAGCTGGTGGCAGAGTTCAGCGCCGCTGACAACCACATCTTACCGAACGAGTCG GCTTACGACCAGAAGAACATCAGACGGCGAGTCTACGACGCCCTGAACGTGCTGATGGCTATGAACATCATCTCCAAGGAGAAGAAGGAGATCAAGTGGATCGGTCTGCCCACCAACTCCGCCCAGGAGTGTCAGAACCTGGAG gtggagagacagagaaggctgGAAAGAATAAAGCAGAAACAGTCACAGCTCCAAGAGCTTATCCTGCAG CAAATCGCCTTTAAGAACCTGGTACAGAGGAACCGCCAGGCGGAGCAGCAGGCCAGCCGGCCGCCCCCCGCCAACTCCGTCATCCACCTGCCTTTCATCATCGTGAACACCAGCAAGAAGACGGTCATCGACTGCAGCATTTCCAACGACAA GTTTGAGTACCTGTTTAATTTTGACAACACGTTTGAAATCCACGATGACATCGAGGTGCTGAAACGCATGGGGATGGCCTGCGGGCTGGAGTCCGGGAGCTGCTCCGCCGACGACCTGAAGGTGGCGAGAAGTTTGGTGCCGAAGGCGCTGGAACCCTACGTGACAG aaaTGGCTCAGGGATCACTCGGTGGTGTCTTTGTCACGTCGGCAGTTTCAACTGCCAACGGCACAAGGCTCTCTGCCAG GTGGTTCCCGGTTACAAGAAAAGCTGCAACGAGCCGCCTGATGGCTCAGTTTTCCACTCTTCCTGGCTTGGTCTCCAGACTGGCTTTCCTAGATGGGGGATTACTTTGTCCAAGAGCAGCGTCAGTAAATACCAGTGAAAG TGACCTGGCCAATGGCGCGGATGGGGCGCTGGCCACGAGCTCCAGCGGGTCGCAGTACAGCGGGTCCCGGGTGGAGACCCCCGTGTCGTACGTCGGGGAGGatgacgaggaggaggaggacttcAACGAGAACGAGGAGGACTGA